The following proteins come from a genomic window of Helicobacter sp. MIT 99-5507:
- the nuoI gene encoding NADH-quinone oxidoreductase subunit NuoI, producing MMKVEYKLVAQTPPPSFKRFLKRTFSLDLLKGLKLTLFELFKPSTIVTIKYPLEKIPLSPRYRAVHNLMRLLESGNERCIGCGLCEKICVSNCIKIDTKYGIDGRKNIESYSINFGRCIYCGLCAEVCPELAIVHGNRYENASEQRAHFKLKDDLLVSFALAKKGQIDEYSGYGSLSPNADNNIKPTPLSNDETSKKVDSEKVG from the coding sequence ATTATGAAAGTAGAATACAAATTAGTAGCACAAACTCCACCACCAAGTTTTAAGCGATTTTTAAAACGTACATTTTCATTGGATTTGCTAAAAGGGCTAAAATTAACTTTATTTGAGTTATTTAAACCAAGCACAATAGTAACGATAAAATACCCACTTGAAAAGATTCCACTATCTCCTAGATATAGGGCTGTGCACAATTTGATGAGATTGTTAGAATCTGGAAATGAAAGATGTATTGGCTGTGGATTGTGTGAGAAAATATGTGTTAGTAATTGTATAAAAATTGATACTAAATATGGTATTGATGGTAGAAAAAATATAGAATCTTATAGTATTAATTTTGGGAGATGTATTTATTGTGGGCTTTGTGCAGAAGTGTGTCCAGAGCTTGCAATAGTGCATGGCAATAGATATGAAAATGCAAGCGAGCAAAGAGCTCATTTTAAATTAAAAGATGATTTATTAGTATCTTTTGCTTTGGCTAAAAAAGGACAGATTGATGAATATAGCGGATATGGTAGTCTAAGCCCTAATGCTGATAATAATATAAAACCAACTCCACTAAGCAATGATGAGACAAGTAAAAAAGTAGATAGTGAGAAAGTAGGTTGA
- the nuoL gene encoding NADH-quinone oxidoreductase subunit L, translating into MLVGLILFAPLFGALFSSLFSLGKKNIIAALIPIASLSLSLLCAIIVAPSVVNGNIETINISSWIAAGAFSSSFGFMIDGVTMVMIFVVLIVSLFVFIYSIGYMEHDTGFNKFFVFLSAFVFSMLILVMSDNFLGLFIGWEGVGLCSWLLIGFWYKKSSASFAANEAFIINRIADLAMLIGIFLIFYSFGSLKYSDVFSSVGDISHSALYWISILLFIGAMGKSAQFPLHTWLADAMEGPTPVSALIHAATMVTAGVYLVIRANPIYDYNIDVGNFIACLGAFVALFAASMALVNKDLKRIIAFSTLSQLGYMFVAAGLGYYYIALFHLATHAFFKSLLFLGAGNVMHAMNDKLDITKMGALFNHLKKTAILMIIASISLSGIYPFAGFFSKDKILEVAFVSNHYFIWIVLLIAAFCTAFYSFRLLMLVFFVPKNHDEHPHESSKIMILPMMPLAILAVFAGFLEHPLGDYLEFYLPKGILNVSSFTLYMLIAIALLCAICGVLFAIFIYKKGIRFIKEDSKIYKLLINQYYIPHLYDIVIIKPYYALSKFLWKEVDIRIIDFMVDLVANITLWYGGKARFMQNGNLSSSLFLIVLGLFILLFAVLLFL; encoded by the coding sequence ATGTTAGTTGGTTTAATATTATTTGCTCCATTATTTGGCGCATTGTTTTCTAGTCTTTTTTCTCTTGGCAAAAAAAATATTATTGCAGCACTCATTCCAATAGCCTCACTTTCTCTCTCATTATTATGTGCCATTATTGTTGCACCAAGTGTAGTAAATGGAAATATAGAAACTATAAATATAAGCAGTTGGATAGCTGCTGGAGCATTTTCTTCTAGCTTTGGTTTTATGATAGATGGGGTTACAATGGTGATGATTTTTGTAGTATTGATTGTATCACTTTTTGTTTTTATCTATTCTATCGGCTATATGGAACATGACACAGGATTTAATAAATTTTTTGTATTTCTTAGTGCTTTTGTTTTTTCTATGCTTATACTTGTGATGAGTGATAACTTTTTGGGGTTATTTATAGGCTGGGAAGGGGTTGGGCTTTGCTCTTGGTTACTTATTGGTTTTTGGTATAAAAAAAGTAGTGCTTCATTTGCTGCAAATGAAGCATTTATAATCAATCGCATAGCAGATCTTGCAATGCTTATTGGAATCTTTCTTATTTTTTATTCATTTGGTAGCTTAAAGTATAGCGATGTGTTCTCAAGTGTTGGAGATATTTCACATTCTGCGTTGTATTGGATTTCTATTTTATTATTTATTGGAGCTATGGGAAAATCTGCTCAATTTCCACTACACACTTGGCTTGCTGATGCGATGGAAGGACCTACACCTGTATCTGCTTTAATTCATGCTGCTACAATGGTAACAGCAGGTGTGTATTTGGTAATTAGGGCGAATCCAATTTATGATTATAATATTGATGTTGGAAATTTTATTGCATGTCTTGGGGCGTTTGTTGCATTGTTTGCAGCAAGTATGGCTCTTGTCAATAAAGATTTAAAGAGAATTATTGCATTTTCTACGCTTTCTCAACTTGGATATATGTTTGTTGCTGCTGGGCTTGGATATTATTATATTGCATTATTCCATTTGGCAACGCATGCATTTTTCAAATCTTTACTTTTCCTTGGTGCTGGAAATGTAATGCATGCTATGAATGATAAATTGGATATTACAAAGATGGGTGCTTTGTTTAATCATCTTAAAAAAACAGCAATTTTGATGATTATAGCTTCTATTTCACTATCTGGAATCTACCCATTTGCTGGCTTTTTCTCAAAAGATAAAATACTTGAAGTTGCTTTTGTAAGTAATCATTATTTTATTTGGATTGTTCTTTTGATTGCTGCATTTTGCACAGCATTTTATAGCTTTAGATTATTAATGCTTGTATTTTTTGTGCCAAAAAATCATGATGAACACCCACATGAATCATCAAAAATAATGATTTTGCCTATGATGCCACTTGCAATATTGGCAGTATTTGCTGGATTCTTAGAGCATCCACTAGGAGATTATTTAGAATTTTATTTACCAAAAGGTATTTTAAATGTCTCATCTTTTACTTTGTATATGTTAATTGCTATCGCTTTATTATGTGCTATTTGCGGTGTGCTTTTTGCGATATTTATATACAAAAAAGGGATTAGATTTATAAAAGAAGATTCAAAAATCTATAAACTACTTATAAATCAATATTATATTCCACATTTGTATGATATTGTAATTATTAAGCCATATTATGCATTATCTAAGTTTTTATGGAAAGAAGTTGATATTAGGATTATTGATTTTATGGTAGATTTGGTTGCTAATATAACTCTATGGTATGGAGGCAAGGCTCGTTTTATGCAAAATGGGAATCTCTCATCTTCGCTATTTTTAATCGTGCTTGGATTATTTATTTTACTTTTTGCAGTGTTGTTGTTTTTATAG
- the nuoH gene encoding NADH-quinone oxidoreductase subunit NuoH codes for MSFLEVIIKIIILLAIFSALAGFGTYLDRKFLGLIQKRLGPTHVGPWGLLQIVADGIKLFLKEDIIPKNANKIIFILAPIIAVATAFIAMAPIPFLPEFTLFGQTIKPIISDINVGLLFVLSVSAVGMYGPLLAGMSSNNKYSLLGAARAVSQLLSFEVVSGLSILAPIMIVGSLSLIDINNYQSNSIFDWLIFSQPVAFLLFLIAGFAETNRTPFDLLEHEAEIVSGYITEYSGLKWGMFFIGEYANMFSIAFIISIVFFGGFNSIGFIPGGIAILLKVAFFIFLFVWVRATFPHVRPDQLMSVCWKVLMPIAIINILVTGIVLV; via the coding sequence GTGAGTTTTTTAGAAGTTATTATAAAGATTATTATATTACTTGCTATTTTTTCTGCTTTGGCTGGATTTGGCACTTACCTAGATAGAAAATTTCTAGGACTTATACAAAAACGACTTGGACCTACACATGTTGGACCTTGGGGATTATTGCAAATTGTAGCTGATGGTATTAAACTATTTTTAAAAGAGGATATTATCCCTAAAAATGCAAATAAAATCATTTTTATCCTAGCACCTATTATTGCTGTGGCTACTGCTTTTATTGCAATGGCTCCGATTCCTTTTTTGCCAGAATTTACTTTATTTGGACAGACTATTAAGCCAATTATTTCTGATATTAATGTTGGATTATTATTTGTATTAAGTGTAAGTGCTGTTGGTATGTATGGACCACTTTTAGCAGGTATGAGTTCTAATAATAAATATTCACTTTTAGGGGCTGCAAGAGCCGTATCTCAATTGCTTAGTTTTGAAGTAGTAAGTGGATTATCTATTTTAGCGCCAATTATGATTGTTGGTTCGCTTTCATTAATAGATATTAATAATTATCAAAGCAATTCTATATTTGATTGGCTTATTTTTTCCCAACCTGTAGCATTTTTGTTGTTTTTGATTGCTGGTTTTGCAGAGACGAATAGGACACCATTTGACTTACTTGAACATGAAGCAGAAATCGTATCTGGTTATATCACAGAATATAGTGGCTTAAAATGGGGTATGTTTTTTATTGGTGAATATGCTAATATGTTTAGTATTGCATTTATAATAAGCATCGTATTTTTTGGTGGATTTAATAGTATTGGTTTTATTCCTGGCGGTATAGCGATTTTGCTAAAAGTTGCATTTTTTATATTTTTATTTGTTTGGGTTAGAGCTACATTTCCACATGTTAGGCCAGATCAGCTGATGTCTGTTTGCTGGAAAGTATTAATGCCAATAGCTATTATAAATATATTAGTAACAGGTATTGTTTTAGTATAA
- a CDS encoding NADH-quinone oxidoreductase subunit J, with protein MLEIISFYLFSALIIFCFSVVVFTTNILYAMTALASGMIFIAGIFFNLGAEFLGVVQISVYTGAIMAMYAFGMMFFDSAKDIKEKHKSRKIACFLSFGVSLILVVIVSLPRVLSINNNEVNNLIESMNIDGNVESIGIGLFTNYLIAFELVALMLLVALIAGIALVSKNIGGNCDDMKFDDTKLDNIKDNL; from the coding sequence ATGCTTGAGATTATTTCATTTTATTTATTTAGTGCATTGATTATATTTTGTTTTAGTGTCGTTGTATTTACTACAAACATTCTTTATGCGATGACTGCTCTTGCAAGTGGAATGATTTTTATAGCTGGAATCTTTTTTAATCTTGGGGCTGAATTCTTGGGTGTAGTTCAAATTTCAGTTTATACAGGTGCTATTATGGCTATGTATGCATTTGGTATGATGTTTTTTGATAGTGCAAAAGATATTAAAGAAAAGCATAAGAGTAGGAAAATCGCATGCTTTCTTAGTTTTGGTGTATCATTGATACTTGTAGTTATTGTATCGCTGCCTAGAGTGCTTAGTATCAATAATAATGAAGTTAATAATTTAATAGAATCTATGAATATAGATGGAAATGTAGAGAGTATAGGCATTGGGTTATTTACAAATTATTTAATAGCATTTGAATTAGTAGCACTAATGCTTCTTGTCGCTCTTATTGCAGGTATTGCACTTGTTAGTAAAAATATAGGTGGCAATTGTGATGATATGAAATTTGATGATACAAAGCTTGATAATATAAAGGATAATTTATGA
- the nuoK gene encoding NADH-quinone oxidoreductase subunit NuoK: MLSLNHYLLLSVIIFAIGLVGILRRKNLLMIFFSTEIILNAANIGLVSAGRYYSDISGEIIAFFIIAIAASEVAVGLGLLILWYRKHKNLDLDDLNLMHG, translated from the coding sequence ATTCTATCTCTAAATCACTATTTGTTATTAAGTGTTATTATTTTTGCAATTGGGCTTGTTGGAATCTTGCGAAGAAAGAATCTTTTAATGATATTTTTTTCAACAGAAATCATCTTAAATGCAGCAAATATTGGACTTGTTAGTGCTGGTAGATATTATAGTGATATTAGTGGCGAAATAATAGCTTTTTTTATCATTGCAATTGCCGCATCTGAAGTTGCTGTTGGGCTTGGACTTCTTATTCTTTGGTATAGAAAGCATAAGAATCTAGATTTAGATGATTTGAATTTGATGCACGGTTAG